The Melospiza melodia melodia isolate bMelMel2 chromosome 23, bMelMel2.pri, whole genome shotgun sequence genome contains a region encoding:
- the ANK1 gene encoding ankyrin-1 isoform X13, producing MEDCPPQSGGQDVGQGDREEGQICPALCLGMAQAVGQGDRGTDLSCSPWAWDRPLEKLAGKRDRYVVLSAWPRDRLLDKLIEKRDRSVLPSWLGDRLLDKLTDRQICPAHCHSQGDREEGQIFPSVCCGQGDRLLEKLTEKRDRSVLLSWPWDRSVLLSWLWDRLLGRVTEHRDSSVPLSAWPGDRAQGQLSPALRVRALPSTCDRPGRSPCPLPSRRPPGAAGGRHGRALSAAPGTMWAFLAQLLIALVLLAFLLVSCQNVMHIVRGSVRFLLKHAHRELDKELGESQGLADDEEALSARVVRRRVLLKGNEALHLPGEQVTEEQFTDDQGNIITKKEHPDLGADEDHFMKYSILHRDGLGAKEEVRVRVPKPEVSGGRMGAQIVKRASLKRGKQ from the exons ATGGAGGACTGCCCACCACAGTCAGGGGGACAGGATGTTGGGCAGGGTGACAGAGAAGAGGGACAGATCTGTcctgctctctgcctgggcatgGCACAGGCCGTTGGGCAGGGTGACAGAGGGACAGATCTGTCCTGCTCTCCCTGGGCATGGGACAGGCCGTTGGAAAAGCTggcagggaaaagggacaggtatGTCGTGCTTTCTGCCTGGCCACGGGACAGGCTGTTGGACAAGCTGATAGAAAAGAGGGACAGATCTGTCCTGCCCTCCTGGCTAGGGGACAGGCTGTTGGATaagctgacagacagacagatctgTCCTGCTCACTGCCATAGTCAGGGGGACAGAGAAGAGGGACAGATCTTTCCTTCTGTCTGCTGTGGTCAGGGGGACAGGCTGTTGGAAAAGCTGACAGAGAAGAGGGACAGATCTGTCCTGCTCTCCTGGCCATGGGACAGATCTGTCCTGCTCTCCTGGCTATGGGACAGGCTGTTGGGCAGGGtgacagagcacagggacagctcagtcccgCTCAGTGCCTGGCCGGGtgacagagcacagggacagctcagcccCGCTCTCCGTGTCCGGGCACTCCCATCCACATGTGACCGCCCAGGACGCTCCCCCTGCCCGCTCCCTTCTCGCCGCCCCCCGGGAGCCGCGGGCGGGCGGCATGGCCGGGCTCTGAGCGCCGCACCGGGCACCATGTGGGCTTTCCTGGCCCAGCTGCTGATCGCTCTGGTGCTGCTGGCCTTCCTGCTGGTCAGCTGCCAGAACGTGATGCACATCGTCCGCGGCTCGGTGCGCTTCCTGCTCAAGCACGCCCACCGCGAGCTGGACAAGGAGCTCGGCGAGAGCCAGGGGCTGGCGGATGATGAGGAGGCTCTCTCGGCCAGGGTGGTCCGCCGGAGGGTCCTGCTGAAG GGGAATGAAGCTCTTCATCTGCCTGGAGAGCAGGTGACTGAGGAGCAGTTCACGGACGATCAAGGCAATATCATCACCAAGAAG GAGCACCCGGACCTGGGGGCCGACGAGGATCACTTCATGAAGTACTCCATCCTGCACCGGGACGGTCTGGGCGCCAAG GAGGAGGTGCGAGTGCGTGTCCCGAAGCCAGAGGTCTCTGGGGGCAGGATGGGGGCTCAGATAGTGAAACGAGCCAGCCTGAAAAGGGGGAAGCAGTGA